The following coding sequences are from one Leptospira johnsonii window:
- a CDS encoding RusA family crossover junction endodeoxyribonuclease, translating into MRIVFEVRDPVWEYVWEIELKTKPVSINKRYLTSKIKGKTVLILSNEYRKAKEAIRKEAQWKWGKRKRIKGLPVGVRILMGKTRADIDAYIKIILDALQGVVYENDRQVRKLSVEII; encoded by the coding sequence TTGAGGATAGTTTTTGAAGTCAGAGATCCGGTTTGGGAGTATGTTTGGGAAATAGAATTAAAGACAAAGCCGGTTTCTATAAACAAACGATATTTAACTTCAAAGATAAAAGGGAAAACAGTTCTTATTTTGAGTAATGAATACCGAAAGGCCAAGGAAGCGATCAGAAAAGAAGCGCAATGGAAATGGGGCAAAAGAAAGCGTATAAAAGGTTTGCCAGTTGGTGTAAGAATCTTAATGGGAAAAACTCGCGCCGACATAGACGCCTACATAAAGATAATCTTAGACGCACTTCAGGGTGTAGTTTATGAGAACGACAGACAGGTTAGAAAGTTGAGTGTGGAGATTATATGA